A genomic window from Streptomyces sp. NBC_00234 includes:
- the mtrA gene encoding two-component system response regulator MtrA: MMSFMKGRVLVVDDDTALAEMLGIVLRGEGFEPSFVADGDKALAAFREAKPDLVLLDLMLPGRDGIEVCRLIRAESGVPIVMLTAKSDTVDVVVGLESGADDYIVKPFKPKELVARIRARLRRSEEPAPEQLAIGDLVIDVAGHSVKREGQSIALTPLEFDLLVALARKPWQVFTREVLLEQVWGYRHAADTRLVNVHVQRLRSKVEKDPERPEIVVTVRGVGYKAGPS; this comes from the coding sequence ATGATGTCGTTTATGAAGGGACGCGTCCTTGTCGTCGACGACGACACCGCACTGGCCGAGATGCTCGGCATTGTGCTGCGTGGAGAAGGTTTCGAGCCGTCGTTCGTAGCGGACGGTGACAAGGCACTTGCTGCATTTCGTGAGGCAAAGCCGGACCTGGTTCTGCTGGATCTCATGCTGCCCGGTCGGGACGGCATCGAGGTCTGCAGGCTGATCAGGGCCGAGTCCGGTGTGCCGATCGTCATGCTCACTGCCAAGAGCGACACGGTCGATGTGGTGGTTGGCCTGGAATCCGGGGCCGACGACTACATCGTCAAGCCGTTCAAACCGAAGGAGTTGGTTGCCCGGATCAGGGCGCGTTTGCGGAGGTCCGAAGAGCCTGCGCCGGAACAGCTGGCCATCGGTGACCTGGTCATCGACGTGGCCGGTCACTCGGTGAAGCGGGAGGGCCAGTCCATCGCGCTGACCCCGCTGGAGTTCGACCTGCTGGTCGCGCTCGCCCGTAAGCCGTGGCAGGTCTTCACCCGTGAGGTGCTGCTCGAGCAGGTATGGGGTTACCGCCATGCCGCCGATACCCGTCTGGTGAACGTTCATGTCCAGCGGCTCCGCTCCAAGGTCGAGAAGGACCCGGAGCGGCCGGAAATCGTGGTGACCGTCCGCGGCGTCGGTTACAAGGCCGGACCGAGCTGA
- the mtnA gene encoding S-methyl-5-thioribose-1-phosphate isomerase — MADQDAQSPVGIEPPALSVLRWDELPEGPVLVLLDQTRLPVEEIELVCTDVPALVRAIQTLAVRGAPLLGIAGGYGVALAAARGYDVAEATVLLEQARPTAVNLGYGVRRVAQVYWAALEKGLGAEQAAGAALAEAKALHQEDAAASGRMARFGLALLEELLPGGGHQLLTHCNTGALVSGGEGTAFAVALHAHRAGRLRRLWVDETRPLLQGARLTAYEAARNGMAYSLLTDNAAGSLFAAGEVDAVLIGADRIAADGSVANKVGSYPLAVLAKYHHVPFIVVAPITTVDLDTADGEAIIVEQRPGREVTELTSPQSVSPVGDAGGSPVAPLGTPAYNPAFDITPPELVTAIVTEEGVISPVTGVGLAELCARSSQVTIS; from the coding sequence ATGGCTGATCAGGACGCGCAATCGCCGGTGGGCATCGAGCCTCCCGCGCTCTCCGTACTCCGCTGGGACGAGCTTCCGGAAGGTCCCGTGCTGGTGCTCCTCGACCAGACACGACTGCCGGTCGAGGAAATCGAGCTGGTCTGTACCGACGTGCCCGCGCTCGTGCGGGCCATCCAGACCCTGGCTGTCCGGGGGGCTCCCCTCCTGGGTATTGCCGGGGGATACGGGGTGGCGCTCGCCGCGGCCCGTGGCTATGACGTGGCCGAGGCGACGGTCCTGCTGGAGCAGGCGCGGCCCACCGCTGTGAACCTCGGGTACGGGGTGCGGCGGGTGGCTCAGGTGTACTGGGCGGCCCTCGAGAAGGGCCTGGGCGCGGAGCAGGCGGCCGGGGCGGCACTTGCCGAGGCCAAGGCGCTCCACCAGGAGGACGCGGCGGCCAGCGGCCGTATGGCGCGGTTCGGTCTGGCGCTCCTGGAGGAGCTGCTGCCCGGCGGGGGTCACCAGCTCCTCACCCATTGCAACACCGGGGCGCTCGTCTCGGGGGGCGAGGGCACGGCCTTCGCGGTGGCTCTCCACGCGCACCGGGCGGGCCGGCTGAGGCGGCTGTGGGTGGACGAGACGCGTCCGCTGCTCCAGGGTGCCCGGCTCACCGCCTATGAAGCGGCCCGGAATGGGATGGCGTACAGCTTGCTCACGGACAACGCGGCGGGTTCGCTGTTTGCCGCGGGTGAGGTGGATGCCGTACTTATCGGGGCGGACCGTATCGCCGCGGACGGTTCGGTGGCGAACAAGGTCGGGAGTTATCCGTTGGCGGTGCTCGCCAAGTACCACCATGTGCCGTTCATCGTCGTCGCCCCGATCACGACCGTCGATCTGGACACAGCGGACGGGGAAGCGATCATTGTGGAACAGCGCCCCGGCCGAGAAGTGACGGAGCTCACATCGCCGCAGTCGGTGTCACCGGTCGGAGATGCGGGCGGATCGCCCGTTGCCCCGCTGGGGACACCGGCGTACAACCCCGCATTCGACATCACGCCGCCGGAACTGGTCACGGCGATCGTCACGGAGGAGGGCGTAATTTCCCCGGTCACGGGGGTCGGACTGGCAGAGCTGTGTGCCAGGTCATCGCAGGTAACGATTAGCTAA
- a CDS encoding glycerophosphoryl diester phosphodiesterase membrane domain-containing protein, which produces MNDSPGWASPGSAPSDGQETGIPRPSEPVDASSPAPQWSPAQPPPGQWSPPSTSGTGPGAPPPAPGWGGAPQGPGWGRAPMAAKPGVIPLRPLGVGEILDGAVSTMRAHWRTVLGVSLTVAVIAQVAIILIQRYLLPDPVSVDPNAVGAEALRQAADSMQSTLLSSAPATLISMIATLITTAVLTVVISRSVLGRTATLSDAWAEARPRLPQLLGLTLLLSLMSAAIMTVGLLPGMLLGSTAGVLLAVFGFGAALVVVLWLMVRFTLAAPALMLERQSILTSMRRSAKLVRGAWWRTFGILALTYLLVIVVALIIGIPFAIIAIGVDSGGLGDLMNGDASEFGWPFLVVSGIGEVIVSTLTYPFTAGVMALLYVDQRIRREALDLDLARAANVPGYETPRS; this is translated from the coding sequence ATGAACGACTCTCCGGGCTGGGCCTCGCCCGGATCTGCCCCCTCCGACGGCCAGGAGACGGGAATCCCCCGGCCCTCCGAACCCGTGGACGCAAGCAGCCCTGCACCCCAGTGGTCTCCTGCGCAGCCGCCGCCCGGGCAGTGGTCCCCACCGAGCACGTCCGGCACCGGCCCCGGAGCGCCCCCGCCGGCCCCCGGCTGGGGCGGCGCCCCCCAGGGTCCCGGATGGGGCCGCGCGCCCATGGCGGCGAAGCCCGGTGTCATCCCGCTCCGCCCGCTGGGCGTCGGCGAGATCCTCGACGGCGCGGTGTCCACGATGCGCGCCCACTGGCGCACGGTGCTGGGCGTCAGCCTCACCGTCGCGGTGATCGCACAGGTCGCCATCATTCTCATCCAGCGCTACCTGCTGCCCGACCCGGTGTCGGTCGACCCGAACGCCGTCGGTGCCGAGGCCCTGCGCCAGGCCGCGGACTCCATGCAGTCCACACTGCTCTCCAGCGCCCCGGCCACGCTCATCTCGATGATCGCCACCCTGATCACCACTGCGGTACTCACCGTGGTGATCAGCCGCTCCGTCCTGGGCCGTACCGCCACGCTCTCCGACGCCTGGGCCGAGGCCCGTCCCAGGCTCCCTCAGCTGCTCGGACTGACGCTGCTGCTCAGCCTGATGAGCGCCGCGATCATGACCGTGGGCCTGCTCCCCGGCATGCTGCTGGGCTCCACCGCCGGGGTCCTCCTGGCCGTGTTCGGCTTCGGCGCCGCCCTGGTCGTCGTTCTCTGGCTGATGGTGCGCTTCACGCTCGCCGCTCCGGCGCTGATGCTGGAACGGCAGTCGATCCTCACCTCGATGCGCCGGTCCGCGAAGCTCGTCCGCGGTGCCTGGTGGCGCACCTTCGGCATCCTGGCACTCACCTACCTTCTGGTCATCGTCGTCGCGCTGATCATCGGCATCCCCTTCGCGATCATCGCGATCGGCGTCGACAGCGGCGGACTCGGTGACCTGATGAACGGCGACGCCTCCGAATTCGGCTGGCCGTTCCTCGTCGTCTCGGGCATCGGCGAAGTGATCGTCTCGACGCTCACCTACCCCTTCACCGCAGGCGTGATGGCACTCCTCTACGTCGATCAGCGCATCCGCCGCGAAGCCCTCGACCTCGACCTCGCACGGGCCGCGAACGTGCCGGGCTACGAGACTCCCAGGAGCTGA
- a CDS encoding DUF4129 domain-containing protein has protein sequence MSGAGVTTSIRRFIGADDIPVDTPRVPAREAAEDELSKPMYHENDPNLLQRGLNRFWEWLGSLFDSVGDGAPGGPLGVVALVLIVVGLAVALWWRLGTPQRTVRSADALFGTSTRSADTHRTAAETHADAGRWTEAVQERMRAVVRTLEERALLDPRPGRTADEAAAEAGRPLPQHAVRLRAAARVFDDVTYGGRTADEQAYVTLRTLDLDLMAAKPVLAGTARGADA, from the coding sequence GTGTCGGGGGCGGGGGTCACCACATCAATACGGCGATTCATCGGAGCGGACGACATACCCGTGGACACTCCACGGGTCCCCGCCCGCGAGGCGGCAGAGGACGAACTGTCCAAGCCGATGTACCACGAGAATGATCCGAATCTCCTCCAGCGCGGACTCAACCGCTTCTGGGAATGGCTCGGCAGTCTCTTCGACAGCGTCGGCGACGGCGCACCGGGCGGGCCGCTCGGAGTCGTCGCACTCGTACTGATCGTCGTCGGCCTGGCCGTCGCCCTGTGGTGGCGGCTGGGCACCCCCCAACGCACCGTCCGGTCGGCCGACGCCCTCTTCGGCACCAGCACCCGCAGCGCGGACACGCACCGCACCGCGGCCGAGACGCACGCCGACGCCGGCCGCTGGACCGAAGCGGTCCAGGAACGCATGCGCGCCGTCGTCCGGACCCTGGAGGAGCGCGCACTGCTCGATCCGCGCCCGGGCCGCACCGCGGACGAGGCCGCCGCCGAAGCGGGCCGCCCCCTCCCCCAGCACGCCGTCCGCCTCCGCGCCGCAGCCAGAGTCTTCGACGACGTGACGTACGGGGGCCGCACCGCGGACGAGCAGGCATACGTCACCCTGCGCACCCTCGACCTGGACCTCATGGCCGCCAAGCCGGTACTGGCCGGCACGGCCCGGGGAGCCGACGCATGA
- a CDS encoding DUF4350 domain-containing protein, whose translation MTETTTTSPTTTPSTSASPTALQVWNRTRGLMIALLILVVAGITLAAVRSGDHHGRLDPRSADPQGSRAVAELLKRSGVSVDIVTTLDEATAAAGPDTTLLVTAPNLLTTFQQRRLHAATTGSAGRTVLLAADALSLQALAPGVRAESPRPVTARAPRCELPAARDAGKADTGGIRYTAGTLSTTSCYLSDGLPTLLVIEERRTGDTVLLGSPDLLHNNRLDQEGNASLALQLLGSRPHLVWYLPSLADPSATEADTERGDRATDSSDSASFTDLIPSGWLWGTLQLALAAVLAAIWRARRLGPLVTERLPVAIRASETTEGRARLYRRANARDRAAASLRSAARAHIAPLVGVSPRDAHSPDVLLPAISARVTDSGGDLNALLFGPEPADDAALVLLTDQLDALEREVRTS comes from the coding sequence ATGACGGAGACGACCACCACTTCCCCCACCACGACCCCCTCCACCTCGGCGTCCCCCACCGCGCTCCAGGTCTGGAACCGCACCCGTGGGCTGATGATCGCCCTGCTCATCCTGGTCGTGGCCGGCATCACCCTCGCCGCTGTGCGGTCCGGCGACCACCACGGTCGCCTCGATCCCCGATCCGCCGACCCCCAGGGCAGCCGAGCCGTCGCCGAACTCCTCAAGCGGAGCGGCGTCTCCGTCGACATCGTCACCACCCTCGACGAGGCCACCGCGGCAGCAGGCCCCGACACGACCCTTCTCGTCACCGCACCCAATCTGCTGACCACGTTCCAGCAGCGCCGACTCCACGCGGCCACCACCGGCTCCGCAGGACGCACCGTCCTGCTCGCCGCCGACGCCCTGTCCCTGCAGGCCCTCGCCCCGGGTGTACGAGCCGAGTCCCCCCGCCCCGTGACGGCAAGGGCCCCGCGATGCGAACTCCCCGCCGCCCGCGACGCGGGCAAGGCCGACACAGGCGGTATCCGCTACACGGCGGGCACTCTCAGCACCACCTCCTGCTACCTGAGCGACGGTCTCCCCACCCTCCTCGTCATCGAGGAACGGCGCACCGGCGACACCGTCCTGCTCGGCTCCCCCGACCTGCTCCACAACAACCGCCTCGACCAGGAGGGCAATGCCTCCCTGGCCCTGCAACTCCTCGGTTCCCGCCCGCATCTCGTCTGGTACCTCCCCTCACTCGCTGATCCCTCCGCCACCGAAGCCGACACGGAACGCGGCGACCGGGCCACCGACTCAAGCGACTCGGCGAGCTTCACGGACCTGATCCCCTCCGGCTGGCTGTGGGGCACCCTGCAACTCGCCCTCGCCGCCGTACTCGCAGCCATCTGGCGCGCACGGCGCCTGGGCCCCCTCGTCACCGAACGGCTTCCCGTCGCCATCCGGGCCTCCGAGACGACGGAGGGCCGCGCCCGTCTGTACCGCCGGGCCAACGCCCGCGACCGAGCCGCCGCCTCTCTGCGCTCCGCCGCCCGGGCCCACATCGCACCGCTCGTCGGAGTGTCCCCCCGCGACGCGCACTCCCCCGACGTCCTCCTCCCCGCGATCTCCGCGCGCGTCACCGACTCAGGCGGCGACCTCAACGCCCTGCTCTTCGGTCCCGAGCCCGCAGATGACGCCGCTCTTGTCCTCCTGACCGACCAACTCGACGCCCTCGAAAGAGAGGTACGCACTTCATGA
- a CDS encoding AAA family ATPase, producing MSAPTPESTEPKETAWAPAAPVESDSARASLEALRSEIAKAVVGQDPAVTGLVVALLCRGHVLLEGVPGVAKTLLVRALAASLELDTKRVQFTPDLMPSDVTGSLVYDARTAEFSFQPGPVFTNLLLADEINRTPPKTQSSLLEAMEERQVTVDGTPRPLPDPFLVAATQNPVEYEGTYPLPEAQLDRFLLKLTVPLPSREDEISVLTRHADGFNPRDLKAAGIRPVATPADLEAARSAVTKTKVSPEIAGYVVDICRATRESPSLALGASPRGATALLSTARAWAWLTGRDYVIPDDVKALALPTLRHRIQLRPEAEMEGVTPDSVITSVLAHVPVPR from the coding sequence ATGAGCGCCCCGACCCCCGAGTCCACGGAGCCCAAGGAGACCGCCTGGGCCCCTGCGGCCCCCGTGGAATCCGACAGCGCCCGCGCGTCCTTGGAAGCCCTGCGTTCCGAGATCGCCAAGGCCGTGGTCGGCCAGGACCCGGCCGTCACCGGCCTCGTCGTCGCGCTGCTCTGCCGGGGTCACGTCCTGCTCGAAGGGGTCCCCGGCGTGGCCAAGACCCTCCTGGTCCGAGCCCTCGCCGCGTCACTCGAACTCGACACCAAGCGCGTCCAGTTCACTCCCGACCTGATGCCGAGCGACGTGACCGGATCCCTCGTCTACGACGCGCGCACGGCCGAGTTCTCCTTCCAGCCCGGCCCGGTCTTCACGAATCTTCTGCTCGCCGACGAGATCAACCGCACGCCTCCCAAGACGCAGTCGTCCCTCCTGGAAGCCATGGAGGAACGCCAGGTCACCGTCGACGGAACCCCGCGCCCCCTGCCCGACCCCTTCCTGGTGGCCGCGACCCAGAACCCGGTCGAGTACGAGGGCACCTACCCCCTCCCCGAGGCCCAACTGGACCGCTTCCTCCTCAAGCTGACGGTTCCCCTTCCGTCGCGCGAGGACGAGATCAGCGTCCTCACCCGCCATGCGGACGGCTTCAACCCCCGCGACCTGAAGGCGGCGGGCATCCGCCCCGTCGCGACTCCGGCCGACCTGGAGGCCGCCCGCTCGGCTGTCACGAAGACCAAGGTCTCCCCTGAGATCGCCGGCTATGTCGTGGATATCTGCCGTGCCACGCGTGAGTCCCCCTCGCTCGCCCTCGGCGCCTCCCCCCGAGGCGCCACAGCTCTGCTCTCCACCGCCCGCGCCTGGGCCTGGCTCACCGGCCGCGACTACGTCATACCCGACGACGTAAAGGCCCTGGCGCTTCCCACACTCCGTCATCGCATCCAACTGCGGCCCGAGGCAGAGATGGAGGGAGTCACCCCCGACTCCGTCATCACCTCAGTGCTCGCCCACGTCCCCGTTCCCCGATGA
- a CDS encoding DUF58 domain-containing protein, whose translation MALTGRTALLAALGSLPVGILAPSWTGLLAVNAPLSLAILCDYALAAPVRTLQFTRSGDTSVRLGDAAEVQLTVTNPSRRRLRAHLRDAWPPSSWPAGTDQAASRHELAVPAGERRRLATFLRPTRRGDRQAEQVTVRSYGPLGLAARQGNHQVPWTVRVLPPFTSRKHLPSRLARLRELDGRTSVLTRGEGTEFDSLRAYVPGDDTRSIDWRATARQSAVAVRTWRPERDRHILIVLDTGRTSAGRVGDVPRLDAAMDATLLLTALATRAGDRVNFLAYDRRVRAQVQGRTAAGDVLSTIVRAMAPLEPELVETDAHGLSTAALASAPRRSLIVLLTSLDAAPIEDGLLPVLPQLTKRHTVLLASVADPRIEAMTSARGTVDAIYEAAAGTQAQSQRHRTADQLKRHGVVVVDATPEKLAPALADAYLALKAAGRL comes from the coding sequence ATGGCCCTCACCGGACGAACCGCGCTGCTGGCTGCCCTGGGGTCACTCCCCGTAGGCATCCTGGCCCCGAGCTGGACTGGCCTGCTCGCGGTCAACGCCCCGCTGTCTCTAGCAATTCTGTGCGACTACGCGCTGGCCGCGCCAGTAAGAACGCTGCAGTTCACCCGATCCGGCGATACATCAGTTCGACTGGGTGACGCCGCAGAAGTGCAACTCACCGTAACCAACCCTTCGCGTCGCCGCCTCAGGGCCCATCTGCGCGATGCCTGGCCGCCCAGCAGCTGGCCGGCGGGCACCGACCAGGCCGCGTCCCGCCACGAACTGGCCGTGCCCGCAGGTGAACGCCGCCGCCTCGCCACGTTCCTCCGCCCGACCCGACGAGGAGACCGTCAGGCGGAACAGGTGACCGTCCGGTCCTATGGCCCCCTCGGCCTGGCGGCCAGGCAGGGAAACCACCAGGTCCCCTGGACCGTTCGGGTCCTCCCGCCCTTCACCAGCCGCAAGCACCTGCCTTCCCGCTTGGCGAGGCTCCGCGAACTCGATGGACGCACCAGCGTGCTCACTCGCGGCGAGGGCACCGAGTTCGACAGCCTTCGTGCCTACGTGCCCGGTGACGACACCCGCTCCATCGATTGGCGGGCCACTGCCCGCCAATCGGCTGTCGCTGTTCGCACCTGGCGCCCGGAGCGGGACCGCCACATCCTCATCGTGCTGGACACCGGTCGCACATCGGCGGGCCGAGTGGGTGACGTACCCCGTCTCGACGCGGCAATGGACGCCACCCTCCTGCTCACCGCCCTGGCAACGCGTGCCGGCGACCGAGTCAACTTCCTTGCCTACGATCGCCGCGTCCGTGCCCAGGTCCAGGGCAGAACCGCGGCGGGCGACGTTCTGTCGACGATTGTCAGAGCCATGGCACCGCTGGAACCCGAGCTCGTCGAGACGGATGCCCACGGCCTCAGCACGGCTGCACTGGCGAGCGCGCCCCGCCGTTCCCTGATCGTGCTTCTCACCAGCCTGGACGCCGCCCCCATCGAGGACGGCCTGCTCCCGGTCCTTCCGCAGCTCACCAAGCGCCACACGGTGCTGCTGGCCTCGGTCGCCGATCCCAGGATCGAGGCGATGACCAGCGCACGAGGCACAGTGGACGCGATCTACGAGGCCGCGGCCGGCACACAGGCTCAGTCCCAGCGGCACCGCACAGCGGATCAGCTCAAGCGACATGGCGTGGTGGTCGTCGATGCCACCCCGGAGAAACTCGCCCCCGCACTGGCCGATGCCTACCTGGCGCTCAAGGCCGCGGGCCGTCTCTGA
- a CDS encoding stage II sporulation protein M, producing the protein MDLDVFITAHRTEWDRLDHLLHRGRQLTGAEADELVALYQRTATHLSLIQSSAPDPVLTARLTQLVARARSTVTGTRKASWRDAAQFLTAGFPAAVYRSRHWWVPTAVLSTLLAALIGWWIGTHPEVQSAIAAPDDLRRLTQPGGEYETYYSSHPAASFAAQVWTNNAQAAAMCLVLGAFLCVPVIYILFVNVLNLAVGIGLMSSAGRLDTFLGLVLPHGLLELTAVFVAAGTGLRLGWTVIDPGPHTRRSALAQQGRAAIGMAIGLALVLFISGLIEGFVTPSGLPTWARISIGIAAELAFLAYVYILGGRAARAGNTGDLDAQERSAELPSAA; encoded by the coding sequence ATGGATCTCGACGTCTTCATAACCGCCCACCGCACCGAGTGGGACCGCCTGGACCACCTCCTGCACCGTGGAAGGCAGCTCACCGGTGCCGAGGCGGATGAACTCGTCGCGCTCTACCAGCGCACGGCGACCCACCTGTCCCTGATCCAGTCGAGCGCCCCGGACCCCGTACTCACCGCCCGCCTCACACAGCTGGTGGCCCGGGCCCGCTCCACGGTCACCGGAACCCGCAAGGCTTCCTGGCGCGACGCCGCCCAATTCCTGACCGCCGGCTTTCCCGCAGCCGTCTACCGCTCCCGGCACTGGTGGGTCCCCACCGCCGTACTCTCCACGCTGCTCGCCGCACTCATCGGCTGGTGGATCGGCACGCACCCCGAAGTCCAGTCGGCGATCGCGGCCCCGGACGACCTGCGCCGGCTCACCCAACCCGGCGGGGAGTACGAGACGTACTACTCCAGCCACCCGGCGGCATCCTTCGCCGCCCAGGTCTGGACGAACAACGCACAGGCGGCGGCCATGTGCCTGGTCCTCGGTGCCTTCCTCTGCGTACCGGTCATCTACATCCTCTTTGTCAACGTCCTCAATCTCGCCGTGGGCATCGGCCTGATGTCCTCGGCCGGCCGCCTGGACACCTTCCTGGGCCTCGTCCTCCCGCACGGTCTGCTCGAACTGACCGCGGTGTTCGTGGCAGCCGGTACGGGCCTACGGCTCGGCTGGACCGTCATCGACCCCGGCCCGCACACGCGGCGCTCCGCTCTGGCCCAGCAGGGCCGCGCCGCGATCGGTATGGCAATCGGACTGGCCCTGGTGCTGTTCATCTCGGGACTCATCGAGGGCTTCGTAACCCCTTCCGGCCTGCCGACCTGGGCCCGCATCTCCATCGGCATCGCGGCTGAGCTGGCATTTCTCGCGTACGTCTACATCCTCGGAGGCCGAGCGGCCCGCGCCGGGAACACCGGCGACCTCGATGCCCAGGAACGCAGCGCCGAACTGCCCTCCGCGGCCTGA
- a CDS encoding RDD family protein, translating to MNELVTGDAVVLGLRPARLPSRALAIAIDLAVVLFVFVLISIGLAIATVSLDEAAKAAIAVATFLLVLVGGPIAVETLSHGRSLGKLACGLRVVRDDGGPIRFRHALVRGAMGIVEILMTFGVVACVSSLVSARGRRLGDVFAGTLVIRERVPAGRALAVPPPPPWLVGRFAQLDLSSVPDELWLAIRQYLTRMHQLDAGVGWSVAQRLAGDLAVRTGAPVPQGVPAAAYLAAVVNERQARDVRRAFAPGVAGAAGGAATPAVQPVVSAPVPVAGGVPATPEVGVPVVKPEGAPSTGFAPPA from the coding sequence ATGAACGAGCTGGTGACCGGTGACGCGGTCGTGTTGGGGTTGCGGCCGGCGAGGCTGCCGAGCCGGGCGTTGGCGATTGCGATCGACCTCGCGGTGGTTCTCTTTGTATTCGTACTGATCTCCATCGGCCTTGCCATAGCGACGGTGTCGCTCGACGAGGCGGCGAAGGCGGCGATCGCGGTCGCGACCTTCCTCCTTGTGCTGGTGGGCGGGCCCATCGCGGTGGAGACACTGAGCCACGGGCGTTCGCTGGGGAAGCTGGCCTGCGGGCTGCGCGTGGTGCGTGACGACGGGGGGCCGATCCGGTTCCGGCACGCGCTCGTGCGGGGCGCGATGGGGATCGTCGAGATTCTGATGACGTTCGGCGTCGTGGCCTGCGTTTCGTCGCTGGTGTCGGCGCGCGGGCGGCGGCTCGGCGACGTCTTCGCGGGAACGCTCGTCATACGCGAGCGGGTGCCGGCCGGGCGGGCCCTCGCCGTGCCGCCTCCGCCGCCGTGGCTGGTGGGACGGTTCGCGCAGCTGGACCTGTCGTCGGTTCCCGACGAGCTCTGGCTGGCGATTCGGCAGTATTTGACGCGTATGCACCAACTCGATGCCGGGGTGGGCTGGTCGGTGGCGCAGCGGCTGGCCGGCGACCTGGCCGTGCGGACCGGGGCTCCCGTGCCGCAGGGGGTTCCCGCGGCGGCCTATCTGGCCGCGGTGGTGAACGAGCGGCAGGCGCGGGATGTGCGGCGGGCCTTCGCGCCTGGCGTTGCCGGGGCGGCCGGAGGGGCGGCGACTCCTGCGGTGCAGCCGGTGGTGTCCGCGCCCGTTCCGGTTGCCGGTGGTGTTCCCGCGACGCCTGAGGTGGGAGTTCCGGTGGTGAAGCCTGAGGGGGCTCCTTCGACCGGGTTCGCTCCGCCTGCCTAG